The proteins below are encoded in one region of Methylobacillus flagellatus KT:
- a CDS encoding lytic murein transglycosylase, which produces MKLRRSLAFILVCSLFYSALSHADGQSFDEWMQDFNRDALSQGISETTLQAALADAEPIARVVELDQAQPEFVQTFLNYLNRRVTPKQIARGQALLQEQEHLLRSVEQQYGVPAAILLAFWGLETNYGQTLGGFSTPQALATLAYEGRRHAFFRSQLLDALRIIDAGHIEAGNMVGSWAGAIGHMQFMPSTFLAYAEDGDGDGRINVWQSIPDAMVSAGRYLHSIGWRRGEPVAIEVTLPDDFAWQYAALNQKRSVEQWQEQGVQAADQQALPIGLNAAIVLPQGWRGPAFMVFDNFSVVMQWNRSTSYALTVAHLASRLQGGPALIGGIGAEQEAVSIDAVKRLQQQLTELGFDTGGSDGLPGPRTQAAIRGYQFAHALPADGYASPSLLQHVATTLASQAEDTELIPGFPGTQP; this is translated from the coding sequence TTGAAATTGCGCCGTTCACTAGCTTTTATATTGGTTTGCAGCCTGTTTTACAGCGCGCTGTCGCATGCTGACGGGCAAAGTTTCGACGAATGGATGCAAGACTTCAACCGTGATGCCCTGTCGCAGGGGATTTCCGAAACGACTTTGCAGGCGGCCTTGGCTGATGCCGAGCCGATCGCGCGCGTGGTCGAACTGGACCAGGCACAGCCTGAATTCGTGCAGACCTTCCTCAATTACCTCAATCGGCGCGTCACCCCCAAGCAGATCGCGCGCGGGCAGGCCTTGCTGCAGGAACAGGAGCATCTGCTGCGGTCTGTGGAGCAGCAGTACGGCGTGCCTGCCGCCATACTGCTTGCATTCTGGGGGCTGGAAACCAATTACGGACAGACGCTGGGCGGTTTTTCCACGCCCCAGGCACTGGCAACGCTGGCTTATGAAGGGCGCCGTCATGCGTTCTTCCGCAGCCAACTGCTTGACGCCTTGCGCATCATCGATGCAGGCCATATCGAGGCTGGCAACATGGTCGGGTCATGGGCTGGCGCGATCGGGCATATGCAGTTCATGCCCTCGACCTTCCTGGCCTATGCCGAAGATGGCGATGGGGACGGCAGAATCAATGTCTGGCAATCCATTCCCGATGCCATGGTTTCCGCCGGGCGTTATCTGCATTCGATAGGCTGGAGGCGTGGTGAGCCAGTTGCCATCGAGGTCACGCTCCCTGATGATTTTGCCTGGCAGTATGCCGCCCTCAACCAAAAGCGCAGCGTGGAACAATGGCAGGAGCAGGGCGTACAGGCGGCGGACCAGCAGGCACTGCCCATTGGCCTCAATGCGGCGATTGTCTTGCCGCAAGGCTGGCGCGGCCCTGCTTTCATGGTGTTCGACAATTTCAGCGTGGTGATGCAATGGAATCGTTCCACCAGCTATGCGTTGACGGTGGCGCATCTTGCCAGCCGCCTGCAGGGTGGGCCTGCCTTGATTGGCGGTATAGGTGCCGAGCAGGAGGCGGTGAGCATTGATGCCGTCAAGCGCCTGCAGCAGCAGTTGACGGAACTGGGTTTCGATACCGGGGGTAGCGATGGCTTGCCTGGCCCCCGGACGCAGGCAGCCATTAGGGGATACCAGTTCGCACATGCCTTGCCGGCGGATGGCTACGCATCACCTAGTCTGCTGCAGCATGTGGCAACTACGCTTGCCAGCCAGGCAGAGGACACAGAATTGATCCCGGGCTTTCCTGGCACCCAGCCTTGA
- a CDS encoding Gfo/Idh/MocA family protein: protein MSQSNVSPQRKLRWGILGAARVNERLLPAIVDAANAELVAIASRRPGAAAATVQKHAPQTASTVKCYDVPDALLDDANVEAVYLPMSNHEHTEWALKAIAKGKHVLIEKPLALTVADVDAIANAAKQQGVTVMEGFMYVFHPQFARVQELLRSGVIGDIKFVRASYSFLMKPARLYRLERDVNHGGGAMWDIGPYAVHSLRRCFGTEPKRVVTIAKYAESGADIATSGVFDFGEGRHGHFDISFETSRRSEYEVTGSKGGLKCHTVWQQAGDVPVITWWTEDGRFWEERLPVSSHFILEVEHFSDCVLNGKPPFLSLADARGNCQAIVAAMQSAAEGRSINIE from the coding sequence ATGAGCCAGAGTAACGTGAGCCCCCAGCGCAAACTGCGCTGGGGAATACTGGGCGCCGCGCGCGTCAATGAGCGCCTGTTGCCCGCTATCGTGGATGCAGCCAACGCCGAGCTGGTGGCGATTGCCAGCCGCCGTCCGGGTGCTGCCGCTGCCACAGTGCAAAAGCATGCACCCCAGACGGCAAGCACTGTCAAGTGCTATGACGTGCCCGACGCATTGCTCGATGATGCCAATGTCGAAGCGGTCTACTTGCCCATGTCCAATCACGAACATACCGAATGGGCGCTGAAGGCCATCGCGAAAGGCAAGCATGTCCTGATCGAAAAGCCGCTGGCGCTGACGGTGGCAGATGTCGATGCCATCGCGAACGCAGCGAAGCAGCAGGGTGTGACGGTGATGGAGGGCTTCATGTATGTCTTCCATCCGCAATTTGCGCGCGTGCAGGAGCTGCTGCGTTCCGGCGTGATCGGCGACATCAAGTTCGTGCGCGCGAGCTATTCCTTCCTCATGAAGCCGGCCCGCCTCTATCGCCTGGAAAGAGACGTGAACCATGGCGGCGGCGCGATGTGGGACATCGGCCCTTATGCGGTCCATTCATTGAGGCGCTGCTTTGGCACCGAGCCCAAGCGCGTGGTGACGATCGCCAAGTATGCCGAGAGCGGTGCGGATATCGCCACCAGCGGTGTCTTCGACTTCGGTGAAGGCAGGCATGGCCATTTCGATATCAGCTTCGAAACCTCCCGGCGCTCCGAATATGAGGTGACAGGCAGCAAGGGTGGCTTGAAATGCCATACTGTCTGGCAGCAGGCAGGCGATGTGCCCGTGATTACCTGGTGGACCGAGGATGGCCGCTTCTGGGAAGAGCGCTTGCCCGTGAGCAGCCATTTCATCCTTGAAGTCGAGCATTTCAGCGACTGCGTGCTCAATGGCAAGCCACCGTTCCTCAGCCTGGCGGATGCGCGTGGCAACTGTCAGGCGATTGTGGCGGCAATGCAGTCGGCAGCGGAAGGGCGGAGCATTAATATTGAGTAA
- a CDS encoding type I restriction endonuclease subunit R — MNITESQIEQNLINKLADLKYTLRPDIRDRATLEANFRTKFEALNRVRLTDNEFQRLLDSIITPDVYSTAQTLRNINSFERDDGTPLNYTLVNIRDWCKNDFEVVNQLRMNTDNSHHRYDVMLLINGVPVVQIELKTLAVSPRRAMQQIVDYKADPGNGYGKTLLCFLQLFIVSNRTDTWYFANNNSRHFSFNADERFLPVYQFASEDNKKITQLDSFAEKFLAKCTLGQMISRYMVLVASEQKLLMMRPYQIYAVKAIVECIHQNCGNGYIWHTTGSGKTLTSFKASTLLKDNPDIDKCLFVVDRKDLDRQTREEFNRFQEGCVEENTNTETLVRRLLSDDYADKVIVTTIQKLGLALDGANKRNYKERLEPLRNQRMVFIFDECHRSQFGDNHKAIKEFFPNAQLFGFTGTPIFEKNASYQQIEGQQASYRTTDDLFQRCLHQYTITHAIEDRNVLRFHVDYFKPEGKKPPKPGEGIAKAKVIETILAKHDTSTNGRKFNAVLATASINDAIEYFELFAEIQQQKAEQDPEFRPLNIACVFSPPAEGNKDVQQIQEDLPQEQEDNKKDPEAKKAALTRIIADYNTRFGTNHRISDFDLYYQDVQKRIKDQQYPNSDLPAAQKIDITIVVDMLLTGFDSKYLNTLYVDKNLKHHGLIQAFSRTNRVLNDSKPYGNILDFRQQQSAVEEAIALFSGERIDNPREIWLVESAAEVIRKYEAAVAGMSDFMADKNLVCEPEAVYNLKGDTARIEFINRFKEVQRLKTQLDQYTDLAPEQKTRIDTILPPDQLQSFRSTYLETAKQLKEIQSKEGDQAPPEIQQLDFEFVLFASAVIDYDYIMGLISRMTQQGPSKLKMNREQLISLIQSDAKFIDEREDIAEYIRSLPANEALDEKQIRAGYNRFKDEKKARELTDIASRHGLEPDALQDFVDEILRRCIFDGERLSELMAPLNLGWKARTQKELALMEELAPLLHKLAQGREISGLKAYEE, encoded by the coding sequence ATGAATATCACTGAAAGCCAGATTGAGCAGAATCTAATTAACAAGCTAGCCGATCTCAAATATACCTTGCGTCCAGATATCCGAGACCGTGCGACCTTGGAAGCTAACTTCCGAACCAAGTTCGAAGCGCTTAATCGCGTACGCTTGACTGACAATGAATTTCAACGCCTGCTTGACAGCATCATCACGCCCGACGTTTATAGCACTGCTCAAACATTGCGCAACATCAACAGCTTCGAGCGCGACGATGGCACACCGCTGAACTACACTCTGGTCAACATCCGGGACTGGTGCAAGAACGACTTCGAGGTTGTCAACCAGCTACGCATGAACACTGACAACAGTCATCACCGCTACGACGTGATGCTGCTGATCAATGGCGTGCCCGTGGTGCAAATTGAGCTGAAGACGCTGGCCGTTAGCCCACGCCGCGCCATGCAGCAGATCGTTGATTACAAGGCTGATCCCGGCAATGGCTACGGCAAAACGCTGCTGTGCTTCCTGCAGCTCTTCATTGTCAGCAACCGCACGGATACCTGGTACTTCGCCAACAACAACTCACGTCACTTCAGCTTCAACGCGGATGAGCGTTTTCTGCCGGTTTACCAGTTCGCCAGCGAAGACAACAAGAAGATCACCCAGCTAGATAGCTTTGCCGAGAAGTTCCTGGCCAAGTGCACCTTGGGCCAGATGATCAGCCGCTACATGGTACTGGTGGCTAGCGAGCAGAAGCTGCTCATGATGCGGCCTTACCAAATCTATGCCGTCAAAGCCATTGTGGAGTGCATCCACCAAAATTGCGGCAACGGCTACATCTGGCATACCACCGGCTCAGGCAAGACGCTGACTTCCTTCAAAGCGTCCACCCTGCTCAAGGACAACCCGGACATCGACAAGTGTCTGTTTGTGGTAGATCGCAAAGACCTGGATCGGCAGACCCGCGAAGAATTCAACCGCTTCCAGGAAGGCTGCGTCGAAGAGAACACCAACACCGAGACCCTGGTGCGCCGCCTGCTGTCGGATGATTATGCCGACAAGGTCATCGTCACCACCATTCAGAAGCTGGGTCTGGCGCTGGATGGCGCCAACAAGCGCAACTACAAAGAACGGCTGGAACCGCTACGCAACCAACGCATGGTGTTCATCTTTGATGAGTGCCACCGCTCGCAATTTGGTGACAACCACAAAGCCATCAAGGAGTTCTTCCCCAACGCCCAGCTTTTTGGCTTCACCGGCACACCTATCTTCGAGAAAAACGCCAGCTACCAGCAAATCGAAGGCCAACAGGCCAGCTATCGAACCACCGACGATTTGTTCCAGCGCTGCCTGCACCAGTACACCATCACCCACGCCATTGAAGATCGCAACGTACTGCGCTTCCACGTGGACTACTTCAAGCCTGAAGGGAAAAAACCGCCCAAGCCCGGCGAAGGCATCGCCAAAGCCAAGGTCATCGAAACCATTCTTGCCAAGCATGACACCTCCACCAATGGCCGCAAGTTCAATGCCGTGTTGGCAACCGCCAGCATCAATGACGCCATCGAATACTTCGAGCTGTTCGCGGAAATTCAGCAGCAAAAAGCCGAGCAAGATCCGGAGTTCCGCCCGCTGAACATTGCCTGCGTATTTTCTCCGCCTGCAGAGGGCAACAAAGACGTACAGCAGATTCAGGAAGACCTGCCGCAAGAGCAGGAAGATAACAAAAAAGACCCAGAGGCCAAAAAGGCAGCGCTTACACGCATCATCGCTGATTACAATACCCGCTTCGGTACCAATCACCGCATCAGCGATTTCGATCTGTATTATCAGGATGTGCAAAAGCGCATCAAGGATCAGCAGTATCCCAACAGCGATCTTCCCGCCGCGCAAAAGATCGACATCACCATCGTGGTGGACATGCTACTCACCGGGTTTGACTCCAAGTACCTCAACACCCTGTACGTGGATAAGAACCTCAAGCATCACGGCTTGATCCAGGCATTTTCACGCACCAATCGCGTACTGAACGACAGCAAGCCTTACGGAAATATTCTCGATTTTCGCCAGCAGCAAAGCGCGGTGGAAGAGGCCATTGCCCTGTTTTCCGGCGAACGGATCGACAACCCCCGGGAAATCTGGCTGGTGGAATCCGCGGCAGAGGTTATTCGCAAATACGAAGCCGCTGTGGCGGGCATGTCGGACTTCATGGCAGACAAGAACCTCGTTTGCGAACCCGAAGCGGTCTACAACCTCAAGGGCGATACGGCGCGTATCGAGTTCATCAACCGTTTCAAGGAAGTGCAACGGCTGAAAACCCAACTTGACCAGTACACCGATCTGGCACCCGAACAGAAAACCCGCATTGACACCATCCTGCCACCCGACCAGTTGCAGAGCTTCCGCAGTACCTACCTGGAAACGGCCAAGCAGCTGAAAGAAATTCAGAGCAAGGAAGGTGATCAAGCTCCGCCGGAAATACAACAACTGGACTTTGAGTTCGTGCTTTTTGCGTCGGCAGTGATCGACTACGACTACATCATGGGCCTGATTTCACGCATGACGCAGCAAGGCCCCTCGAAACTGAAGATGAACCGTGAGCAGTTGATCAGCCTGATCCAGTCCGATGCCAAGTTTATTGACGAGCGCGAGGATATTGCCGAGTACATCCGCAGCCTGCCAGCCAATGAGGCGCTGGATGAAAAGCAAATCCGGGCGGGCTACAACCGCTTCAAGGATGAAAAGAAGGCAAGAGAGCTGACTGACATTGCCAGCCGTCATGGGCTGGAACCCGATGCCTTGCAAGATTTTGTCGATGAAATCCTGCGTCGTTGCATTTTTGATGGCGAGCGCCTTTCCGAGCTAATGGCACCGTTGAACCTGGGCTGGAAAGCACGCACCCAGAAGGAGCTGGCACTGATGGAAGAGCTGGCACCGCTGCTGCACAAACTTGCTCAGGGGCGTGAGATTTCCGGGCTCAAGGCCTACGAGGAATAA